A genomic window from Diospyros lotus cultivar Yz01 chromosome 2, ASM1463336v1, whole genome shotgun sequence includes:
- the LOC127795802 gene encoding agamous-like MADS-box protein AGL62 gives MERKNKGRQRIAMTKMEKESSRQVTFSKRRFGLFKKASELSILCGAQVAVIVFSPGNKAFSFGNPSVNAVIDQFLTGNRSPETVRDRNNEARRNATMMELSQRLNLVENMLEVERQRGRELDQMRIASRGKFWWEEPIDKMNMKQLEKMKMAMEDLKNMAIKQVEKVKQEQETSDVNTFMVRSSFLGGGGSVPPFLAGGASDDPPSLLAGRGFSGAPFDAGASSSAPPMVPGFNRGSSRSFK, from the exons ATGGAAAGAAAGAACAAAGGTCGCCAGAGAATCGCCATGACcaagatggagaaagagagcAGCCGACAAGTCACCTTCTCTAAGCGTCGTTTCGGCCTTTTCAAGAAAGCTAGCGAGCTTTCCATTCTTTGTGGAGCTCAGGTGGCGGTGATAGTGTTCTCGCCCGGAAATAAGGCCTTCTCTTTTGGTAACCCGAGCGTGAACGCCGTCATTGACCAATTCCTGACTGGAAATCGGTCTCCGGAAACGGTGAGGGATCGGAACAACGAGGCTCGACGGAACGCCACCATGATGGAGCTAAGCCAGCGGCTGAACCTTGTCGAAAACATGCTCGAG GTTGAGAGGCAGCGAGGCCGGGAGTTGGACCAGATGAGGATTGCTAGCCGGGGAAAATTCTGGTGGGAGGAACCGATTGACAAGATGAACATGAAACAGCtagagaagatgaagatggcCATGGAGGATCTGAAGAACATGGCCATCAAGCAGGTGGAGAAGGTGAAACAAGAGCAAGAGACTAGTGATGTCAATACTTTCATGGTAAGGTCGAGCTTTTTGGGCGGTGGCGGTAGTGTGCCGCCGTTTCTTGCAGGAGGAGCCAGCGACGATCCTCCGTCTCTTCTTGCTGGGCGTGGTTTTTCTGGTGCTCCATTTGATGCTGGGGCATCAAGCTCTGCTCCTCCAATGGTCCCTGGATTTAACCGTGGCTCTAGTCGTTCATTCAAATAA
- the LOC127794181 gene encoding uncharacterized protein LOC127794181, producing the protein MAASSKPSEAESPLYYHPLPPDHHHPHPHQDYFVLPLYFPASGRRRLRRRIISAVSFLLLAVAAYCLWPSDPDIKIVRLHLDRLHIRTNPAIAVDIVLRLTVKVRNVGLYSTDYRSLVVSIGYRGKQLGFMKSDRGFVRPRGSSYVDAVLELDGVEVLSDAILLLEDLARGSVPFDTVTEIRGQLGLFFFELPLKAKVSCEVYVNTRNQTIIRQNCYPE; encoded by the exons ATGGCTGCTTCCTCTAAACCCTCCGAAGCCGAGTCTCCACTCTACTACCACCCTCTACCTCCGGACCACcaccacccccacccccaccagGACTACTTTGTCTTACCTCTTTACTTTCCGGCCTCCGGCCGCCGCCGGCTCCGCCGCCGCATCATCTCCGCTGTCTCCTTCCTGCTCCTAGCCGTCGCCGCCTACTGCCTCTGGCCCTCCGATCCCGATATCAAGATAGTCCGCCTGCACCTCGACCGCCTCCACATCCGAACCAATCCTGCCATTGCCGTCGATATCGTCTTGCGGCTGACTGTCAAGGTCCGCAACGTGGGTCTCTACTCCACCGACTACCGCTCGCTCGTCGTCTCAATTGGCTACAGGGGAAAGCAGCTAGGGTTTATGAAGTCGGACCGTGGCTTCGTCAGACCGAGGGGCTCATCGTACGTGGACGCTGTTCTTGAACTTGACGGAGTTGAGGTCCTGTCTGACGCGATTCTGTTGCTCGAAGACTTGGCTAGGGGTTCGGTTCCCTTCGACACGGTTACGGAAATTCGCGGTCAGCTTGGGTTGTTCTTCTTCGAGCTCCCTCTGAAG GCAAAAGTATCATGTGAGGTTTATGTAAACACTCGAAACCAAACAATTATCCGTCAGAATTGTTACCCTGAG TGA